Below is a genomic region from Hypomesus transpacificus isolate Combined female chromosome 1, fHypTra1, whole genome shotgun sequence.
GTATTCTTTGTGTGAGCTAATATTTAATTGTGAGCTCAAGTTGTTATTTCTTTCAGCACTCATGTCTGACCCCTGTAGCACTGGTCTGAGCAGCATTGCTTCTCTGTTTAATCCTGCCATCCATCTGTCTGGGGGGAGGATGGGCAAGGGGGCCCCCTACTGAGAGGGGACAAacatcaccctccatcacaggGACCTTAATGATGGCCCCCGACAGGAGTGGTAACAGACGGGGCCCTGGGGTACCAGTGGACAGATGAGATGTTGCACTGATGGGCCTTGTttagttttatgtgtgtgtacattttgtctttttttttttttttacatttagtcatttgtgtGTAGTGTTATCTACTTACAGAAACAAAAAGAGACTGCACGCATTGTACCGATTTGTCATTTATTTTGAAACCAACAGTGACTTGAGTTATGTCTTCACAAAATAACAGCATTTCTTTACCTAGCTTGATGCTGGTTCTCTGGTCAGAGAATACAGCAGTGCAtgctttttttttactactatAGTAAAAACATAAAGACAATACCATACTGCAGTGAGTGATGGCTTTTATCACAATGATGATACTAATGAGTGACTTGTTCTTCTCTCCATCTTAGCTGTAGCAGTATGGCTTCCCTGCAGACCATAAGAAAATAATCAGTCCAGTGGTTTTGTTGTAAGAGACTGTGCTAAAGGTAAGCACATTGAGAGGAATGACCAGGCAGGCTATGGCTGAAGTTAGTTGGCAAATTGGAACGAGAGGTCAAGCTGAGGTTTGAGAGATTCCAGTCTTCGGTTTGGGAGGAACGGTGATTTTCAGAGTAGAAACTGCTTGGGAAATCTCCACCTGGAACATAATTTGTTTTCATATCAGACCAATGTTTGGACTTCTGTCTGTTCTTGCATCTAGCactgttcctctccctccctcctgctcttcttGCTATCCTCTCCCTCATTTCCTTGCTTTTCCTGTTGGTTTTGCTATAATTGGTGACACGATGAAATGCTGAAAGTATGCAGGCCAGTATGTGTCCTTCCACCACTAATAGATTATGTGATGAAACACTGGAGGTGTAAGCAGGCCTGTAATGAGAGTGTGAGGAAGATGGAATGTCGGGTGGCGACGCTACCCATGCTGGGTAAAGACAGGAGCCTCGAGGTTGGAGGTGGGTTACACACTGGGAAGGTTGTTAAACCCAGACTAACATTAACATATCACCAATGAGTTTATATACTTTGCAAGTAATTCTACAAAAACAACAAGCAAACGAATACACACACTACCTTCGACACTTTTGCTTGCGTTTGAACCAGTTCCCAGAATACCAGTGATAGAGTAGGAGTTAGAAGAGAAGCTGTTACCTGTGGTAACTGACACTGAGGGGGGTCAAAGGTTAGAAGATGTTTGGAAAGAGAGTGAAATGTGTCAAAATAGATAGAGTAGAAGGGCACTTACTGTACCTATTTCACAAGAAAGAGGATGAAGTTGAACTTTATCTCTTATTATCCTAAAAAGAGACAAGGAAATAATCAATATAATTCTTATCATGATATGTAGGCTATTGTAGCATTTATAAACACCCACCCATACAGACACACCTGTTGATGGAGCTAACGCTGGGTACTCTGTTATTGTCACACGCCCTCTCCAGGAGCAGTCTCTCTTTGATCTCTCGGGCAAACATGGAAGGATGCCTCTGCTTGAGCCCGATGATCTTTTCCACCACCTTGGGGGTTGCCACCTTGGGCTTAGAGCCCCCTATCACCCCTGGCCTGGTGCTACCTGTCTCGTGGAACCTGAGTAAAATGAGTTTACACAGCTGTGGTGGTTATGCACAGTCCTCAACACAATCTGAAAACTATTAATGTGAGTTATTTTCACCTGGATAGTATTTTGCTGACGCAGCCGTGACTGACGCGCAGCAGGCGGGAGATTTCGCACGGACGAACACCCTGGTGAGCCAGATCCACGATGCGCTGTCTGACTAATTGTGGTAACGGTCGTCCGTTAACGAACACCCCACCCAGCTGGTTCACCCCACCGTGCCCTGGGCATTGGAACGGAGACATTTATGGATCAACTTTACGCACGTTCCGTTTGTTGCACAGCGCGTGCCACACAGACTCTCTAAAACACGCACACTTTAATATTACTGTAGAAAATGTTTCGCTAATATAATCTAGCGAAGTAGGATACATCAATAGATCATTGGCAGAACATTTCTACTTACTTTGCATGTTGAGTGGCACTTTGCCGTAGTGTATCTCCATCACAAAAGTAAATCCAAATGTGTCATATATTGTGTTTAATTGTTAGAAGAATAGAAATAGTTGCTTTAATCTTTAGACTAGCCTATATAATTTACTTAAAGTTTGGGAACTGACTAAAGGAATAACAAAGAAATGTTGAAATCA
It encodes:
- the LOC124469276 gene encoding paired box protein Pax-5-like, whose protein sequence is MEIHYGKVPLNMQRHGGVNQLGGVFVNGRPLPQLVRQRIVDLAHQGVRPCEISRLLRVSHGCVSKILSRFHETGSTRPGVIGGSKPKVATPKVVEKIIGLKQRHPSMFAREIKERLLLERACDNNRVPSVSSINRIIRDKVQLHPLSCEIVSVTTGNSFSSNSYSITGILGTGSNASKSVEGGDFPSSFYSENHRSSQTEDWNLSNLSLTSRSNLPTNFSHSLPGHSSQCAYL